The genomic interval TGTTATCACCACCAGGGCtttgttaaaaccctggatgggagaccaaagagTAGCAGTAGAAAAATCCAaactccagtaggaggtgctgcccagcctgtttttttcttctgatagtggatataacgttgaagatctgacgttggtttaaaggtacaaattcaacatattttttaCAAGGTTTGTatatgttgaaatttggttaccatgaAATTTAACCTTTAAAATAACAGTTTATGTTCATGACTATTTTcatatccaatgtattttccacgtagattccacGGCACAATACGTGGACAAACTACGTTgcaacaacgttgattcaaccagtttgtgcccagtgggtggtcTCTGCTATGACAGAATGCACAATTCAATGCAACACTCCATTCCTTAAAACGGTGAACAAGTCTTCCTCTACGACGTTTACAGAATTATTCTCTCATGTATTGACCCTTACTTATCTCAGGTGATACTGTCCTGCAGTGAGGGGGATCCGGGGGGTCCTGCTGTGTTTCAGAGGCTCCAGAGCAGAGTGAAGGAGCAGAGGAGTCTCTCAGCCCAGACACTACTCACCCTGATGGGCCTGCTCAAGGAGTTTCACCCCAATCTGGCAACCCAGCTGCATGAGCACACTCAGCAAGGAGAGGACACCAGTCAGGGAGCTACAGGTACAGAGTAGGGGAAATAAGGACAACAGCATGGTTTCAAGCTTTAGCCAACATGTTTGGCAGCACAACAACAATTGAGTTGACTACAGTGTGTGAGTGGGATCCATCCATCGCTCTTCTGTTGTTTTGGACTTCATTTAAACACCTTCTCAGGCAACCGATTCATTATCAAATGGTCAATCAATTAGCCTACTCAATGATTTGTTGCATCGATCCCCAGGCTCCGAGGCTGAAGAGCCAGAGGAGCAGCCCCAGTCGCCCACTACTGCAGACGCAGACACcgccgaggaggaggaggaggaggaagaagaagaagaggagattGAAGAGGACGGTGAGAaagaaggagaaggggagaggaagacTCGATCCAGGGCTAAGCGCTCCTCCCCCTCTCGGCCGTACTTGTGTCGCTGGTGCAGTAAGGCTTTTGGTTTTAAGTGTCGTATGGTGGCCCACACCAAGCGCTGCACCATGTCCAAGGAAGCTAGGCTGCAGTGCCCTGAGTGCCCAGAGGAGCTGCCCACATCCCGGGCACTACAGCTCCACCGCAACAAGGCCCACCCAGAGTCCAAAGCTGCCAAGAAGAAACGGCCGAAGGTGTCCTGTGATATGTGTGGCAGGACCTTCGCTCACCCCTCAGGTGAGTTTGCCCGATCAGGGCTGGGAACGGATTGTGTTAGTGTAGAGGTTCTGCGTAGCAAAATACTTTGCATTGAAAGGGAAGGAGCTCACTATCTTACCCACTACTAATGTATAGCAGGCCTACCAGGTCTTAACCATTCTGCAGGAGCACCTGGTGTGTTATGTGTATCCAGTTTCATTGACTGTGTTTGTATTGCGACAGGTATGCTGTACCACAAGCGCACAGAGCACTTTGAGGAGAAGCCGTTTGCGTGTGAGGAGTGCGGGGCCAAGTTTGGGGCCAACTCGTCTCTGAAGAACCACATGCGActgcacactggagagaagccttaccactgcaaAAACTGTGACATGAGCTTTAGTGTGGCTGCCGCTCTGGCCTACCACACCAAGAAGAAACACTCCGagggtaggacacacacacacacacacacacacacacacacacacacacacacacacacacacacacacacacacacactgaaagtcACACACTAGCACCAGATTGAAGAGCTGTAACAGATCTCACATCTCAGGAGTCACAAAACAATGCCAATTCTCCAAAAAACAAAATACACGTGTTTGTGGGGTTTGTTTTTAGGTAAAATGTATTCATGTCAGTACTGCGAGGCTCTGTTTGCCCAGTCCATTGAGCTGACGCgtcacgtgcgcacacacaccggAGACAAGCCCTATGTATGCAGGGAGTGTGGCAAAGGCTTCAGCCAGGCCAACGGGCTCTCTGCTCACCTACAGACCTCTCACAGTGAGTATGATACTCCTGTTTATGctcctaaaatatatatatatttcaaagtGAGTAGACACCGAGGACATTTTAGAAATGTCTCTCAATCTCGCCTCGCTTTCACccttctcgctctccctccctctctctccctctttccatttCCTTCACTCCTCCGCCCCTCTCCAGACATCTCTGAGCCTCATGACTGTCAGAAGTGTCGTCTCAGTTTCTCCACGCTGGAGGACCACAGGAAGCACATCCAGGAGTGCCACCCTAAGGAGTACCACCGGTGTCCTGAGTGCAACAAGATGTTTACCAACCCCACCCTGCTGGAGAAACACATAGCCGTCCACGCTGGGGGCAAACCATTCAGCTGCAAGCTCTGCCAGAAGTCCtaccaggtgagagagagagtatcccTGTAAAACTGCTATCCTTGACTTGAAGGGAGTTTCTGGTCTATGATAACGGGGTTAAACATTTCTTTGAACTTGATCGCTCTGAAAGACTAATAGGCCTATAGCGTACACACCTTTATATTCAGCCTTTACTATTGAAGGATGAGTTGGTGgggcatggcgcttgcaacgccaggatagtgggttcgattcccaggaccacccatgcGTAAAATATATGCGCGCTGTAAGTCGCTttagataaaagcgtctgctaaatggcgcATATTAAATtattcactgagtgtacaagacattaggaacacctgctctttccatgacagactgaccaggtgaaagccatgttcccttattgatgtcacttgttaaatccacttcaatcagtgtagatgaaggggaggagacaggttaaagaaggatttttaagcattgtgacaattgagacatgggttgtgtatgtgtgccatttaaagggtgaatgggcaagacaaaagatttaagtgcctttgaacagggtatggtagtaggtgccgggTGCACCGGTTTgcatcaagaactgcaacgctactgggtttttcacactcaacagtttcccgtgtgtatcaagaatggtccaccacccaaaggacatccagccaacttgacacaactgtgggaagcattggagtctttcgacaccttgtagagtccatgccctgacgaattgaggcttttctgagggcaaaagtgtgggggggtgcaactcaatgttaggaagttgttaatgttttgtacactcagtgtatattacttACCATATCTCTCCGTCCACAGCAAATGTCGGGACTGTGGTATCATAACCGTACCAACCACCCGGAAGTGTTTGCAGGTCAGACCCACCGGCAGCTCAAGTCTCTGCTGCAGTGCAGCGTGTGCTGCAAGTTCCTCCACAGTGCCAGTAGCCTGGCTAAGCACCAGAAGACAGAGCACACAGGTGAGGATGGCCAGGGAGAGACCCAAAAAATGCCCTGGCTTCCAGGCCTGTCctgtcacccccctcccccctttgctTGGGTTGCCGTAATCACAAAATGTCTTAATTTTTGTTATTCTCAGATTAGTGTTGTGCATCCCTGTTGTAAGGAATACAATTCTTGTTTTCATTTTAAATAATATAGTTTTATTTTGTGTCTCCTAAAGGCATGTTTGATTCTGACGGGCTGCTGGTGGGGAATCCGGACCTGCAATCAGGTAAGAGCTGCGATAATGTTATATTTCTACATACCATAGCACTCCTAatgtacagtaccggtcaaaagtttggacacacctactcattccagggtttctctttatttgtactattttctacattgtcgaataatagtttagtcatcaaaactatgaaataacacctatagaatcatgtagtaaccaaaacagttaaacaaatcaaaacatatttgagattcttcaaagtagccatcctttgccttgatgacagctttgcacactcttggcattctctcaaccagcttcatgaggtagtcacctcgattgcattttaattaacaggtgtgccttgttaattcgtggaatttctttcctgcttaatgcgtttgagccagtcagttgtgttgtgacaaggtaggtttagtatacagaagatagctctatttcataagagaccaagtccattttatggcaagaacaactcaaataagcaaagagaaacaacagtccatcattactttaagacatgaaggtaagtcaatacggaaaatattctagtgcagtcacaaaaaccatcaagcgctatgacgaaactggctctcgtgaggaccaccacaggaaagaaagacccaaagttacctttCCAATCTACTATGCTTAATGAGCACAATCAAAGCAACTGGGCTGGATAACCTTCCTGCAAGATTCATAAAGGATATTGCTTGTGTCACTGCTAAAATAATAACACATATTGTAAACCTTTCTATTAGTAGTGGTACATTTCCCAAGGATCTCAAAACAGCCCAGGTGGTTCCACTCCACAAGAAGAGCAGTAAAACAAATGTAGGAAACTACAGGCCTGTGTCAATCCTCAGCACCTTATCCAACGTTGTTGAGATATTTTGTTTTTAAACAACTTGAGGGATACCTTCTTTATGGGATACCTTCACAAACTTCTTTATGAACTACAATCTGGCTTTAGAACAGCTCATTCCACTGATACTTGTCGTATCCACCTTTTTGACCACATTAAGCAGGAAAGTGAGAAGGGGAGCTATACAGGTATGGTCATGTTAGACTTGcagaaagcttttgacactgtggaCCATGATATTCTCCTGATGAAACTCAAATGCATGGGTCTAAATTATGTAGCAGTGAATTGGTTTAGGTCTTATCTGACCAACAGAACTCAAGTATGTCATGTTGGTGATGTTCTGTCAGAGGCCAAAGAAATATCCTGTGGAGTACCGCAGGGATCTATTTTAGGGCCTctcttatttttttatatatgttAATGATGTGCCAGATACAGTAAAGTGCAAACTCTTGCTTTATGCTGATGATTCAGCCATACTGGTATCAGGGAAGGATACAGTTTACACAGAGGAGGCCCTGAGTAAGGAATTGCATTTTGTTAGAGATTGGTTGTCTGACAACAAATTGTCACTATATTTGGGAAAAACTTAATCAATTTTGTTTGGAACAAAACTTAGATTGCTTAGGGCTGACAAGATAACGGTAAACTGTGCAGTCAAGGAGATTGAATCTAAAACAAGTGTATCTTATCTTGGTGTGTCCCTAGATCAATCCCTTTCTGGAGACCTGATTGCTGCTAAAATTCTTTCTAAAATGGCAAACAATTTGACATTTCTATATCGTAACACTAGATATTTTAACATTAAAGTTAAGAAACTGCTTGTCTCAACCTTGATTCAATGTCATTTTGATTATGCCTGCTCTGCTTGGTATAGTGGGCTATCAAAAAAGCTGAAAATGCAGGTCATGCAAAATAACGTTagcaggtatatgctgaatgtcccccctaggacccacatagggGTACAGGAGTTCTGGGAGGTGGGCTTGTTGCCTTTGGAGTCCAGAGTGGACCAATTTAAACTTAATCATATGTTTGACATCTTAAATGATCGTGCCCCAAGTTACATGAAAAACCACATTGATATGGTCTATAACCAACACGGTCACAATACCAGAGTTAGTGTTGTCTTGTAAAATTCCAAGAGTAAACAGCACTGTGAGGAGCACATTTTTCCATACAGTCATTTGTCTATGGAATAGCCTTCCCATGGAGATCAAGCAAATAAACAGTCAAAGGTTTTCATTTGGACAAGGTTGTCTAAGTATGGGAAACCACTCCACTGCCACTTGTGCCCCCTACTGCTGGTCAGGTGTATTTATTTGAATGATCGGTTTTATGTGCAATTAATTGATTGTTTTAATGTGAAATGAATATCGttgatttttaaggttagggagaAGGGCAGTGAATAGTGCCACTTTTTAGGTTGTCAATATAAATGAATGTATTCATGGTTGTTTGTAATTTTGTCTTGTCTTTTAATCattatgtgttattgtttttaccatcgaggaccactttggaaacaagCATTTTAATGAATACTTTcaagtgatatcctctgggtccacattgtgcattttgttgtattaGTCTGTTGCCCAAAATAAATTAaattcaacatcaactgttcagaggagactgcgtgaatcaggccttcatggtcaaattgctgcaaagaatccactactaaaggacaccaataagaagaagagacttgctcgggccaagaaacacaaacaatggacattagatcggtggaaatctgtcctttggtctgacgagtccaaattttagatttttggttccaaccgccgtgtctttgtgaaacgcagagtaggtgaacggatgatctacatttgtagttcccaccgtgaagcatggaggagaaagtgtgatggtgtgggggtgctttgctggtgacactgtcagtgatttatttagaattcaaggcacacttaaccaacatggctaccacagcattctgcagcgatacgccatcccatctgtgggactatcattcgtttttcaacaggacaatgacccagaacacacctccaggctgtgtaagagctatttgaccatggagtgatggaatgctgcacctggcctccacaatcacccgacctcaagtTGGACCGCattgtgaaggaaaagcagccaacaagtgctcagcaaatgttgaaactccttcaagactgttggaaaagcattccatgtgtctacctcattaagctggttgagagaatgccaagagtatgcaaagctgtcatcaaggcagagggtggctattttgaataatctaaaatatattttgattgaaagaacagggctccgggcagccgagcggaaatggaggaaaactcgcctccctgcggacctggcatcctttcactccctcctctctacattctcctcttctgtctctgctgctaaagccaatttctaccactctaaattccaagcatctgcctctaaccctaggaagctctttgccaccttctcctccctcctgaatcctcctccctctctgctgatgacttcgtcaaccattttgaaaagaaggtcgacgacatccgatcctcgtttgctaagtcaaacgacaccgctggttctgctcacactgccctaccctgtgctttgacctctttctcccctctctctccagatgaaatctcgcgtcttgtgacggccggccgcccaacaacctgcccgcttgaccctatcccctcttctccagaccatttccggagaccttctcccttacctcacctcactcatcaactcatccttgaccgctggctacgtcccttccgtcttcaagagagcgagagttgcaccccttctgaaaaaacctacactcgatccctccgatgtcaacaactacagaccagtatcccttctttcttttctctccaaaactcttgaacgtgccgtccttggccagctctcctgctatctctctcagaatgaccttcttgatccaaatcagtcaggtttcaagactagtcattcaactgagactgctcttctctgtgtcacggaggcgctccgcactgctaaagctaactctctctcctctgctctcatccttctagacctatcggctgcctttgatactgtgaaccatcagatcctcctctccaccctctccgagctgggcatctccggcgcggcccacgcttggattgcgtcctacctgacaggtcgctcctaccaggtggcgtggcgagaatctgtctccgcaccacgtgctttcaccactggtgtcccccagggctctgttctaggccctctcctattctcgctatacaccaagtcacttggctctgtcatatcctcacatggtctctcctatcattgctatgcagacgacacacaattaatcttctcctttcccccctctgataaccaggtggtgaatcgcatctctgcatgtctggcagacatatcagtgtggatgacggatcaccacctcaagctgaacctcggcaagacggagctgctcttcctcccggggaaggactgcccgttccatgatctcgtcatcacggttgacaactccattgtgtcctcctcccagagtgctaagaaccttggcgtgatcctggacaacaccctgtcgttctcaactaacatcaaggcggtgacccgttcctgtaggttcatgctctacaacattcgcagagtacgaccctgcctcacgcaggaagcggcgcaggtcctaatccaggcacttgtcatctcccgtctggattactgcaactcgctgttggctgggctccctgcctgtgccattaaacccctacaactcatccagaacgccgcagcccgtctggtgttcaactttcccaagttctctcacgtcaccccgctcctccgctctctccactggcttccagttgaagctcgcatccgctacaagaccatggtgcttgcctacggagctgtgaggggaacggcacctccgtaccttcaggctctgatcaggccctacacccaaacaagggcactgcgttcatccacctctggcctgctcgcctccctacctctgagaaagtacagttcccgctcagcccagtcaaaactgttcgctgctctggcaccccaatggtggaacaaactccctcacgacgccaggtcagcggagtcaatcaccaccttccggagacacctgaaaccccacctctttaaggaatacctaggataggataaagtaatccttctaaccccccccccccccttaaaaga from Salvelinus alpinus chromosome 2, SLU_Salpinus.1, whole genome shotgun sequence carries:
- the zbtb40 gene encoding zinc finger and BTB domain-containing protein 40 — encoded protein: MELPNYSRQLMQQLRALRKESQFCDCSILVGDTPHRAHKLVLAASSLLFRSLLEGSDSISIDTVVVSSQEFSCLLDMVYTGKLPPGKHNFTRIIAAADSLQMFDVAVGCKNILTNLMNQSTTATHTTQPASPTPPPATTTQPQLQSQEAEHTASPETAVPSMGEDGMKIGPSGAQGKGKVEEAGLESEVTTAATRSEPVNVKEERKEKDGPPSKRARLQLPESTADVDPLSQGGVKMDTEVVDVRQWLRALQTWDGISTEERQVILSCSEGDPGGPAVFQRLQSRVKEQRSLSAQTLLTLMGLLKEFHPNLATQLHEHTQQGEDTSQGATGSEAEEPEEQPQSPTTADADTAEEEEEEEEEEEEIEEDGEKEGEGERKTRSRAKRSSPSRPYLCRWCSKAFGFKCRMVAHTKRCTMSKEARLQCPECPEELPTSRALQLHRNKAHPESKAAKKKRPKVSCDMCGRTFAHPSGMLYHKRTEHFEEKPFACEECGAKFGANSSLKNHMRLHTGEKPYHCKNCDMSFSVAAALAYHTKKKHSEGKMYSCQYCEALFAQSIELTRHVRTHTGDKPYVCRECGKGFSQANGLSAHLQTSHNISEPHDCQKCRLSFSTLEDHRKHIQECHPKEYHRCPECNKMFTNPTLLEKHIAVHAGGKPFSCKLCQKSYQQMSGLWYHNRTNHPEVFAGQTHRQLKSLLQCSVCCKFLHSASSLAKHQKTEHTGMFDSDGLLVGNPDLQSDSSVVKCLYCPGLFPSEAEMQEHASTEHFSQEGAAFGCSLCPLVCPSQLQLQEHFLSCHIGTIEEQEQASTSQMVIETEEDLAGVAGQVISVDQSQQVYVALGDAEDGQSSTEVMAVSMEDLLNGTVTFICGEGQ